The genomic segment AATCCTGATGGAACTTTATTTAATGGCACTTTAGAAAAATCTTCTGTACAGGTTGGTTCGTTACCCGATGCTTTAACCTTTACCCCGGATGGTAAAAAAGTATTAGTAGCCAATGAAGGCGAAGCTAACTATGTAACGAATGTTAACCCAGAAGGTTCTGTGAGTTTAATCGACTTAGAAAAACTCTTTTTGGGGGAAAGTCCAACCCAAAAATTTATTGGTTTAACAGATTTCAACGTTGGCGGTTCAAAACATGATCAACTCGGTGAAAGTGTCCGAATTTTTGGGCCCGATGGCATCACCGTTGCTCAGTCCCTAGAACCTGAATATATTACTGTTTCTAAAAATGGAAAGAAAGCTTGGGTGACATTCCAAGAAAATAATGCTTTGGGTTTATTAGATCTGGTAACAGAAGAATTTACCAAGATTGTTGGATTAGGAGTCAAGGATTATAGCCTACCTCAAAACAGTTTAGATGTCAGCGATAGAGATAAGGCTATTAATATTAAAAACTATTCTAATCTCTACGGATTTTATCAGCCTGATGAGGCAAAATCCTATCAGGTGGGTGGGAAAAACTATGTAGTTATTGCCAATGAAGGTTCTAGTATTGATGAAGATGGGTTTAGTGAAGAAGTCCGAGTGGCAGATTTAAAACTTGATCCCACTGCTTTCCCCAATGCCGCACAATTACAAAAAAAAGAAAATTTAGGTCGTTTGATTGTAACGAATCAACAGGGAGATACGGATGGGGATGGAGACTTTGACGAACTTTATACCTTTGGGGGTCGTAGTTTTTCCATTTTGGATGAGGAAGGTAATTTAGTCTTTGATAGTGGTAATCAGTTTGAAAAAATTACAGCCGATTTATATCCCAAGTTTTTCAATGCTGATAATTCAGTCAATGATTTTGACAGTCGCAGTGATGCTAAAGGGCCTGAACCAGAAGGGATAACGATTGGCAAAATTCAGAATCGTACCTATGCGTTTATTGGTTTAGAACGAATCAGTGGCGTGATGATTTATGATATTACAAACCCGTTAAAACCTTCCTTTGTTAACTATTCTAATAATCGCAACTTTAATGTTGCTTTTGATGTTAATGCAGACGGTGATCCGGCACCTACCCCTGAACAATTATTAGCCGTTGGCGATTTGGGTACAGAAGGTGTCTTGTTTATTTCAGCTAAGGATAGTCCTACAGGTCAACCTTTAATTGTTACCGCCAATGAAGTCAGTGGAACTACAACCATTAATGCAGTTGTTCCTGAGCCTGGAACGATTGTAGGATTATTAACTTCCGGTGTTTTAGGTGGATTATTCCTCAAACGCAAACGTTCAGGAACTCTCGCTTAAAATTTTGAATGTTCATTCATTAAATATCTAAGTTTTACCTCAATCCCTATTTCATCAGGAATAGGGATTTTCTCAATCCAGGGTTCAAAAATTTCCCTCTACTAACCCAGACAATTGCGATCGCCCCTCTATCCTAATAATATATCAATAGATTAAACTTACAGTCTAAAAATCAAACTGTCTTATCATGGCTCAATTTCTTGAACTTCCCCCCTTGACTTCTGATACCATTTGGGCAATTATCAACGAAGAAATTGATGATACAATGGTTAATCAATTGGTTTGGTATTATTTAGGATATCAATATAATCCTGAAACCGATCAATGGGATGGAACAAATGCTGATCCTCATTGGAAACAAGACTATCCAGAACCTCCTGATTTTATTGAAAGTCGTCCAGCAACAATAAAATTAACTCGTTCTATCCCTGCTGAAAATAAACAAATGTTAAAGGAAACATTGGGTTTTAAAGGTTATAAAATTGGAGAATTTACTCCCCGACATACCCGACGAGCAACGATGGCAAATTGGTTATTATCTCAAATGAGAATTATGAAATTAATCTAAAAACCAGATTAAAAAAGTTAAAATCTTGATAAAATAGGGGAGTTAATACTTCCCTATTTGTTTAAATTACCCCATCAAAAATGCAAAGATTCAACGGCTCAAAACGTTTAAGCCTATCTCTTATAACCGGAGGAATCAGTTTAATCTTAAGTCTTCCCACTTTAGCTGAACCCGAAAGAAAAATTATCGGAAATTGTGAACCTGAATCGTGTGAAACCCTCTGGAAAATTCTACAGTCTAACTTTTCAGAAAAAACCCAAAGTTATCAAAAGGACTGTTTACCTCCTCAACTCTTAGGGTTATCAGTAAACTCTAATTCCGACCAACAGAAAGTTGTTTATTTAAGTTGTTGGGAAGCGAAAGTAGAAAATGGAGAACGACCCGGACTACCATTAGGGATTCTTCCCTTACCAGGTTATGAACAACAATTTGGGGTAAAAATTTCGAGCGATGATCCCCAAATTCAAGCTATTTTAAATCGAAATACCGAACAAGTCGAACGCATGAGTTTTGAATGTGGGACTTATGGCGGTGATATTAATATTTTAGTTTCAGAAGATCAAAAAGTCTCTTTACAATGTTATTTTCAAGCCGGAGCCAACTTATTTGATTCAAATGCGGATGGTGTTCCCGATGGTATGTATGGCAAAGGTACAGGAGTTGATTTTACCGAAGATTTAAAAAATTAATAGGGAGGGAATTACGAATTACGAATTACGAATTACGAATTACGAATGGGGAATAGGCAATCTTGCTATAGACAATCTTGCTATAGATAAGGGTTAGAGGTGGAGTTCCCTATAGCAGTCCTATTTAATTTGTATCCCAAATTTCTGATCAGCTTAACAAAATATCTTTTCTCCCTTACCCCATCTCCCCCNACGGGAGTGAGCACAGAGAATGTTTGAATATTTTTCTGATAAAGCAATTAAGGCGGTGATGTTATCTCAGGAAGAAGCGCGACGCCTGGGACATAACTTTGTGGGAACCGAACAACTGTTAGTCGGTTTAATTAGCGAAGGCAGCAATGTAGCCGCTAAAATACTGGTAGCCCAAGGGTTAGTCCTGCGCGACGTACAGAAAGAAGTTGAAGCCATTATTGGTCGGGGATCAGGTTTTGTCCCGGTTGAAATTCCCTTTACCCCTAGGGCGAAACGCATCTTTGAAATGGCGATGAAAGAAGCTCGCCAAATGGGGAATAACTATATTGGCCCAGAACATCTGTTATTAGGATTATTGCAGGATAACGAAGGCGTTGCCGCCAAAGTCCTAGAAAATCTGGGCGTTGACCGTTCTCAACTGCGTACCGAAGTTATTAAAGCTTTAGGGGAGGAAACAACGGTTTCCGCCGCAGGAAGCGGTCGTCGGGGTTCTGCTAAAACAGCCACCTTAGATGAATTTGGCACGAACTTAACACAATTAGCCGCCGAAGGTAAACTCGATCCAATGATCGGTCGGGAACGGGAAATTGAGCGGGTGATCCAAATTCTCGGTCGGCGGACGAAAAATAACCCTGTGTTAGTTGGGGAACCCGGCGTTGGGAAAACAGCCATTGCGGAAGGCTTGGCTCAACGCATTGTCAATAATGATGTTCCCGATGTGCTGGAAAATAAACAAGTGATCAGCTTGAGCATGGGAACCTTAGTGGCGGGAACCCGTTTCCGGGGTGAATTTGAAGAACGGCTAAAAACCATTGTTGAAGAAATTCGCACCGCCGGAAATATTATTTTAGTCATCGATGAACTTCATACAATGGTGGGTGCAGGGGCCATTGAAGGCACAATGGATGCGTCCAATATGCTGAAACCAGCTTTAGCGCGGGGTGAGTTGCAATGTTTGGGGGCGACGACCCTGGATGAATATCGCAAATATATTGAACGGGATGCAGCCTTAGAACGTCGGTTTCAACCGGTGATGGTGGGTGAACCCTCTGTTGAAGAAACCGTTGAAATTTTGTTTGGGTTGCGTCGTGCCTATGAACAACACCATCAATTAACCATTTCTGATCAAGCCTTGTATGCCGCCGCGACTTTATCCGACCGCTATATTAGCGATCGCTTTTTACCCGATAAAGCCATTGATTTAATTGATGAAGCGGGTTCACGAGTTCGGGTGATGAATTCTAAAGTTCCCCCTGAATTGCGGGAATTAAAACGGGAATTAACGAAAGTTATTGCAGAAAAAGAAACGGCGGTGAAGCTGCAAGATTTCGATAAAGCCAGCCAATTGCGCGATCGCGAATTAGAAATTAAAGACAAACTGGAAACCCCCAGTGAAAAAGTCAATTCTGCTTCTGGGTCTTTAATTGTTACCGAAGAAGATATCGCCGATGTGTTAGCGGCTTGGACAGGAATTCCAGTCAATAAATTAACGGAATCTGAATCGGTTAAATTATTGAAGTTGGAAGATATTTTACATCAACGATTAATTGGTCAACATGAAGCCGTCAATGCCGTTTCTCGCGCCATTCGTCGGGCTCGTGTGGGGTTAAAAAATCCCAATCGACCCATTGCCAGTTTCATTTTTTCTGGCCCTACAGGAGTCGGAAAAACGGAATTAACAAAAGCCTTAGCTGCCTATTTCTTTGGGTCAGAAGAAGCGATGATTCGTTTAGATATGTCGGAATATATGGAACGACATACGGTATCTAAATTAATCGGTTCTCCCCCAGGGTTTGTCGGTTATGATGAAGGCGGACAATTAACCGAAGCGGTGCGTCGTCGTCCCTATACGGTGGTGTTATTTGATGAAATTGAAAAAGCCCACCCGGATGTCTTCAATTTGTTATTACAAATCTTAGAAGATGGACGATTAACCGATGCTAAAGGTCGCGTTGTCAGTTTCAAAAACACCTTAATTATCATGACCTCTAACGTCGGGTCTAAGGTGATTGAAAAAGGCGGCGGCGGTTTAGGATTTGAGTGGTCAGCTTCGGAAGAAGATCAACAATATAACCGCATTCGTAACTTAGTCAATGAGGAACTGAAACAATATTTCCGTCCTGAATTCCTCAACCGTTTGGATGAAATTATTGTCTTCCGTCAATTACAGAAATCTGAAGTTAAGGAAATTGCAGATATCTTATTGCGAGAACTCTTAGCTCGGTTAACTGAACGGGAGATTACCTTAACGGTGAGTGAACGGTTTAAGGAACATTTAGTTAATGTTGGTTTTGATCCCAAGTATGGCGCAAGACCGTTACGTCGGGCGATTATGAATCTGTTAGAAGATGTTTTAGCAGAAGCATTATTAGCCGGAACCCTTAAAGATGGGGATAGCGCCTTGGTTGACTTAGATGCTGACGGGAAAGTTATTATTTTACCCGGAGAACAAGCCCTAAATTCAATGAGTGAATACGCTATTACTCACTCATAATTCCTTTGAGGAAAACCCATTTTACTGAGTAGGATGGGTTTTTCTTTCTTTTTCTTTTCTCGTAAATTCCATTGAGAAATTTTATAAATTAAATCAGGATTGGTAACTATTAATCACCATGCCAATACCCGCAATAAGTGCAGCAGAAACGAGATTACCAATCACTCCGGCTTTATCCCAAATATCTTTTTGATTGTCTGCCATATTTTTGTAAAGTTAAAAAAATCCCCTGTAAACCGATGAATCCCAAAACTTATATTTTTAGGTTATTCTATCGTTACAATAAATTGAATAAGCTATTGTACATCTAAAATTTAATTGTCTTCAATTTCCTCTCTCCCCCACTCAGTCACTCCACAGCCTACATTCCGATGCCAACTTGCCCCAATAACGTGAGCCATCTGATGAGTTCCACTAATATTGCGGACAGAAAGCGGTAATCGTGGTAAAGTCATGCTCAACAAACAAATTCTAAGAAATTCCAAATCACTTGAATGCACATTGCTTGGCTTGGAAAAAAATCACCCTTTTGCGGTAACGTTACTTATTCTAGGGAAATCACGAACGCCCTGTTAGACCGGGGCCATCGAGTCAGCTTTCTGCACTTTGCCCATGAAGCAACGAATGACCGCACCCCTGAATGGCAACTGGAAAATGGCAGTTGGAAAATTTCTACACGGGACAAAAATAGTAAGGTGACACCCTTCCCCATGACTCAGGAGGTGTCTTTGCCTTGTCTGTATAAGTCCCAAGTTTATACAATTCCCACCCTCAGTTCCAGCAAAGTCCTAACGGAGTCTCTACAACGGTTGAAACCGGATATTGTTCATGCGTCCCTGACCCTTTCACCGTTAGATTTCGTTTTACCTGAAATTTGTGCAGAACTGAATATTCCTTTAGTAGCGACATTTCACACCCCTTTTGACCACAAATTACGCAATATCAAATCGGGAACCCAACATTTAACGTATCAAATCTACGCGCCGTTTTTGGCGAACTATGACCGTGTAATTGTCTTTTCCCAAGTCCAACGGGAAATGCTCAACCGTTTGGGAGTCGCGAAACATCGGGTTGCTGTGATTCCTAATGGCGTAGATGTGGAGAAATATTCTCCAGGGCCATCCCGGTTTAAGGAAGAATTGGGTGCAGACCGGGTTTTCGTTTATCAAGGCCGTTTAGCAACGGAAAAAAATGTAGAGTCCCTGCTCAAAGCTTGGAAAAAGTCGGAAATGGGGCCAGGTTGTCTCTTAGTGATCGTCGGTGATGGGCCGTTAGAAGCTTCGTTACAAGCCTCTTATAACGGAGAAGAGGGGATTATCTGGTTTGGGTTCGTGGGAGATGAAGACCGACGGATTGAAATTCTGCGGGGGGCGGATGTGTTTGTGTTACCGTCGATGGTGGAAGGGTTATCGATTTCGTTATTAGAGGCGATGTCCTGTGGGACGGCTTGTGTGGCGACGGATGCGGGGGCCGATGGGGAAGTCATGGAAGGCGGCGCCGGAATTATTATGAAGACTCAAGGCGTTACGTCCCAACTGCGAACCCTATTACCGTTGTTACGAGATCATCCTGAAATGATTCCCATTGTCGGTCAAAAAGCCCGTCAACGGGTTTTAGAACGTTATACCCTCAGCCAAAATATTACCCAATTAGAACATCTCTATCGAGATTTGGTTCAAGAACAACGTTTAGAATTCAGCCATGTTGTTTAATCCGTAGGGGCGGGGTTTTCCCGCCCTTACTCAGTTATAATGCCCTGAACTAAAGTTCGGGCTGAAAGCTAAAGTGATCTAAAGATAACTAAATACCTGTCTTTCTTAACCCGTTTTAACGGGTTTGAGCTTTTAGCCTGAAATTTATTTCAAGGCTTTTGGCGCGATTGTTGACGGACTTTGGATCACTTCGCCCCGACAGTAGGGTTTAGTAAAAACGCGAAACCAAAAACAGATAGACCCAACAATAAGGAGGGGCAAGATCGGGCTTATGAAGGTTATGTTACGCAATATGCGATCGCCCGCAATCAAAAACTAATTGCCACGTTTGATGCTTTATCTCTAGGAATTTGCATGGGTGTTAGTGAAGAACAGCAGTTTGAGTAAAATCTCTCGGTAAACAAAGAAATTTGTAAGAAAGCCTTTTCAAAGACTATACTAAGAAATAGTTAGTGATAATGTTCGAGAAATGCTGAAATCAAACTACAGACTAAATGTGTCATCACAGACTAACCATCCATACCATGAATGGATTGCTCAAATACAGGAAAAAATCTTTCTAGCAGTTTCTATAGGGCTGCTAAATAGATTAGCCAAGGGTCAGGAAAAAATAATAGATGAAAAATTAAAAGTTATACTTGAGGACAATAATGTTTGGAATAATATAAAGACAATTAAGGACTTTAAGAAAAACAAAAGAGAGATTAGTGATTTACTTGTTGATTCTAGCCGAAAGCTTTTATTATTTAGAAAATTAGTTTCATGTTTTTCTAAGATTGCAGATCCTTTCACAAAATCAGAATTAGTAATAGAGATTTTAAATAAAATTCCAGATGATACAACTTCTATAGTTTTAGAAGAAATACTAGATCGGTTTATGGAAGAAGAACAATATAAACTTTCTCCACATCAAGACAATCCTTTCATAAAACAAGTCGCTCAAGTAAGAACAATTGATGAGTTTTTTGCGGAAATACCAGAGATTGCTGATGAGGCAAAATATTATGCTGATAGAGTAGATGAAGGGATTCAGTCTATTCAGCTTCAAAAGCAGAAAACTGTTTTTATATCTAATAATATTAATCAGGATAATTCTGAAGAAAGCTTGAAGACAATTGACTCTCAGTTTAGAGAATATATTCACCCTGTTTTACAGAGTTTATATGGTGAACGTAAGCTTAAGCTAGAAAACCCAACAAAAAAGTATATTGTTTTATTAGAAAATCAGCCAGAAATTCTACTTTATATTGATAGACCTATTTATAAAATTGCATTAAGAGTTAGGAACATTCTAATATTTGATTATATTGATAAAAATCCATCTTTTTCAAAAGAAGGGATTTCGAGTATTTTTGATTTTTTTAAAAAAACATTAACTGAAAATTTGGAGATACATTTATTCTTAAGCTTTATTGAAAAAGTTGATAATAAACAAAAACATATGCAAAAAATTGTTTATAAAATAGTCTGTAAAATTTATAATACAATTATTAATAAAGATATTGATAAAACTATAAACCTACCGAAAAATATTGAACCTGGCTCCAGAGAATATATAGATATTCTTAAAAATACATATATAGATTTTCTTAGGAATAATATTCAATACTTAGATGATTACCGTGAAATTTCTATAGATAGTCTCCCCATTTCAATAGATGATATATTCAATCAATTTTCTCAAGTTTTGGCTTTGAAATGTATTGGTAGTTTAGCACATATAAGAAAAAATTTAAGTGATATTTTTCTTGATGTTGCAAAGCAAATAGCTTTCAAACAAAAAGCAGAATTAGAATCTGCCAAAAAAAATTTTGAAAATAATTTTTTTGAGAATAATTCTTCAAATATACTTATTGAAGTATCTCGTCATTTTCTAGCGGGTACAAGTTTTTTATTTGATGATTTTAGTAATGCAGTTAATGAGCTATTTAAAAAACAAGATTTTAATAATGAAATATGCCTTAGCTTAGATGAAAAGTTTATGATGGATTATTCATGGAGTATTCTTTTCCCCGTAGTTGGTATTAATGTTATTAAAAACTCTCATCAAGCCTTGTTTCATGACTTAGCAGATTCCTTGAGTGAAATTTATGAAATTAAGTTTATTTCACCAGAAATTCTAAAATTTATTTCAATGGAAGCAACTTCATCAGTTGAAGGAGGCCCTATAATTATTGAGTTTAAGAACGCAACTGCCTGTGCATCATTTAAAGGTATTAAAGCTGGGGACTCTTTACAAGCTTTGAAGATAGCTATTACTAAATTAACTGATGTGATGGAAACTCAATGGTTTTTAACAAATCATGGACATCGATATAAAGTTGAACCTCTCGTAGAGCAGTCTCTAGTCACAGCTTTCTGTAAAAAAGAATTTAATAATACATTTGCTAATTCTAATTCTGTATGGTGGATTAGTCGTTTATATTTCAATAGAGGAAGAACTTGCAATTACACTTTAAGTGAGGAAACAAGAAAGTATTTAGCAATTCCATCTCGTCTCGTTAAAATATTGATAGATAGAACGAAATCTGGGGATGTATTAGGTAGGCTTGCACTTAATATTGTACACTGCATCAAGCTATTTAGACAAGGATATTTTTCAGAGCGTTTGTCCGAACGATTTCGACTATATTGGACAGTTATAGAAATTTTATTTTCTACAGAAGCTGTTTCTAGCAAAAATATAAAAATAAAACAAGTTGTTTCTTCAATTTTGAGGGAGTTAGTAATTATAGTGATTTATAAAACCCTTCCAGATGATTTTTTAGAAAAAGGGATAGAAGGAATTATTGAATATATGGAAATGCAACAACCTAGTCTTGATTATATCCCAATACTATAATAATCTTCACTTTAGCCTTAGTGCAATATTGTTGTTACTTCAAAAACACTACTATTTCTTTCTAAAATCATTGATAAACTATGCTAGAAATTTCTAAAACGGTAAGTATCCCAGAGAATGAAATTGAAATGAGTGCAGTTCGTTCTCAGGGTGCGGGGGGACAAAATGTTAATAAAGTTGCCAGTGCCATTCATCTACGCTTTAATATTATTGCTTCTTCATTACCTGAACATTACAAACAGCGAGTATTAAAGATTAATGATCAACGGATTACTAAAGAAGGGGTGATCGTGATCAAAGCTCAAGAACACCGTACTCAAGAACAGAATCGAGAAGAAGCATTACAACGACTTCAAACTTTAATTAAAAGTGCGATCGCTATTCCTAAACCCCGCAAACCCAGTAAACCCACTCGCAGTTCCCAAAGAAAGCGGCTGGAGAGTAAAACCAAGCGATCGCACCTAAAAATGATGCGCGGAAAAGTCGATGCAGAGTGAGAGTAGATTTAGGGTTACAAAAAGCCCAGAAATTAGCGTGTAGCATCGTCGTTAAAACCTCAGTTATTTACTGATAACTGATAACTGGTACAGACGCGCCATGGCACGTCTCTACTGATAACTGATTCCACGCTT from the Planktothrix tepida PCC 9214 genome contains:
- a CDS encoding glycosyltransferase family 4 protein, coding for MHIAWLGKKSPFCGNVTYSREITNALLDRGHRVSFLHFAHEATNDRTPEWQLENGSWKISTRDKNSKVTPFPMTQEVSLPCLYKSQVYTIPTLSSSKVLTESLQRLKPDIVHASLTLSPLDFVLPEICAELNIPLVATFHTPFDHKLRNIKSGTQHLTYQIYAPFLANYDRVIVFSQVQREMLNRLGVAKHRVAVIPNGVDVEKYSPGPSRFKEELGADRVFVYQGRLATEKNVESLLKAWKKSEMGPGCLLVIVGDGPLEASLQASYNGEEGIIWFGFVGDEDRRIEILRGADVFVLPSMVEGLSISLLEAMSCGTACVATDAGADGEVMEGGAGIIMKTQGVTSQLRTLLPLLRDHPEMIPIVGQKARQRVLERYTLSQNITQLEHLYRDLVQEQRLEFSHVV
- a CDS encoding ATP-dependent Clp protease ATP-binding subunit, yielding MFEYFSDKAIKAVMLSQEEARRLGHNFVGTEQLLVGLISEGSNVAAKILVAQGLVLRDVQKEVEAIIGRGSGFVPVEIPFTPRAKRIFEMAMKEARQMGNNYIGPEHLLLGLLQDNEGVAAKVLENLGVDRSQLRTEVIKALGEETTVSAAGSGRRGSAKTATLDEFGTNLTQLAAEGKLDPMIGREREIERVIQILGRRTKNNPVLVGEPGVGKTAIAEGLAQRIVNNDVPDVLENKQVISLSMGTLVAGTRFRGEFEERLKTIVEEIRTAGNIILVIDELHTMVGAGAIEGTMDASNMLKPALARGELQCLGATTLDEYRKYIERDAALERRFQPVMVGEPSVEETVEILFGLRRAYEQHHQLTISDQALYAAATLSDRYISDRFLPDKAIDLIDEAGSRVRVMNSKVPPELRELKRELTKVIAEKETAVKLQDFDKASQLRDRELEIKDKLETPSEKVNSASGSLIVTEEDIADVLAAWTGIPVNKLTESESVKLLKLEDILHQRLIGQHEAVNAVSRAIRRARVGLKNPNRPIASFIFSGPTGVGKTELTKALAAYFFGSEEAMIRLDMSEYMERHTVSKLIGSPPGFVGYDEGGQLTEAVRRRPYTVVLFDEIEKAHPDVFNLLLQILEDGRLTDAKGRVVSFKNTLIIMTSNVGSKVIEKGGGGLGFEWSASEEDQQYNRIRNLVNEELKQYFRPEFLNRLDEIIVFRQLQKSEVKEIADILLRELLARLTEREITLTVSERFKEHLVNVGFDPKYGARPLRRAIMNLLEDVLAEALLAGTLKDGDSALVDLDADGKVIILPGEQALNSMSEYAITHS
- the arfB gene encoding alternative ribosome rescue aminoacyl-tRNA hydrolase ArfB, producing MLEISKTVSIPENEIEMSAVRSQGAGGQNVNKVASAIHLRFNIIASSLPEHYKQRVLKINDQRITKEGVIVIKAQEHRTQEQNREEALQRLQTLIKSAIAIPKPRKPSKPTRSSQRKRLESKTKRSHLKMMRGKVDAE
- a CDS encoding choice-of-anchor I family protein, which gives rise to MLNNQGQSISFIKTQGWLNLVIPSTFVFGLMATPTMAFELKKLGTYSTGIFDDGASLISAFDPKSANLFVTNQSTNSIDILNIQDPTNPFLKQSIDVTQFDPSFGTVLSVGQTKYQNTSLFAVAVKNVDTQAPGSILFFNPDGTLFNGTLEKSSVQVGSLPDALTFTPDGKKVLVANEGEANYVTNVNPEGSVSLIDLEKLFLGESPTQKFIGLTDFNVGGSKHDQLGESVRIFGPDGITVAQSLEPEYITVSKNGKKAWVTFQENNALGLLDLVTEEFTKIVGLGVKDYSLPQNSLDVSDRDKAINIKNYSNLYGFYQPDEAKSYQVGGKNYVVIANEGSSIDEDGFSEEVRVADLKLDPTAFPNAAQLQKKENLGRLIVTNQQGDTDGDGDFDELYTFGGRSFSILDEEGNLVFDSGNQFEKITADLYPKFFNADNSVNDFDSRSDAKGPEPEGITIGKIQNRTYAFIGLERISGVMIYDITNPLKPSFVNYSNNRNFNVAFDVNADGDPAPTPEQLLAVGDLGTEGVLFISAKDSPTGQPLIVTANEVSGTTTINAVVPEPGTIVGLLTSGVLGGLFLKRKRSGTLA
- a CDS encoding DUF1823 family protein, which codes for MAQFLELPPLTSDTIWAIINEEIDDTMVNQLVWYYLGYQYNPETDQWDGTNADPHWKQDYPEPPDFIESRPATIKLTRSIPAENKQMLKETLGFKGYKIGEFTPRHTRRATMANWLLSQMRIMKLI